From the genome of Xiphophorus hellerii strain 12219 chromosome 11, Xiphophorus_hellerii-4.1, whole genome shotgun sequence, one region includes:
- the crtam gene encoding cytotoxic and regulatory T-cell molecule isoform X3: protein MKLQLIVLLVLVQVSLAEKMQNVTALKGSTVDLRCPISKSDKGIVEWRDPDNNIMFFNDISGEYSIKDKRYSITKLTNSQFSISITNVTFTDGGVYTCTQYKPKLSVKTVRVTVLDLPRMSVTREGEKSAVKCTAKGNNQPPKITWKLKNEPEFQFQGTTYEEPKTFVTVAILYVYPENSRVTVKCLVHHPDLHAGPLMQFVKVGKQKTKLVLASTSSPSTGGRTQSSVRVVRTTSRSFISNNPAVRFSTTNTNGPSVEWSSAPNEMLTASDPKTFTVNPAGPSVEPATSVHLHFNATVLSTEDSLNSTTPDLIWNDTTSETTNTTGDLQEDINLYNTTKTNMTDPDKRTERKQSSSLLVLLVTCLIFALLVVVIFFAIKLRRAHIAWKKENEDCDPSETSSKSKSSQEEKNSQGQRRRGLFNTVFAQYVVEDPAAITSVTNPNAMTQKESATIEQTSQNQTQAAVRSNIKETSL from the exons ATGAAGCTCCAGCTTATTGTCCTCTTGGTGCTTGTACAAG TTTCACTTGCAGAAAAGATGCAAAATGTGACTGCACTTAAGGGCTCCACTGTGGATCTACGCTGTCCTATTAGCAAATCTGATAAAGGCATCGTTGAATGGAGGGACCCAGACAACAATATTATGTTCTTCAACGATATTTCAGGTGAATATT caataAAGGACAAACGATACAGCATCACCAAGCTGACCAACTCACAGTTCTCCATCAGTATCACCAATGTCACCTTTACAGATGGGGGTGtttacacatgcacacaatATAAACCCAAACTGTCAGTGAAGACAGTGAGGGTGACAGTATTGG aTCTTCCAAGAATGTCAGTGACGAGGGAAGGAGAGAAGTCTGCTGTAAAATGCACCGCTAAGGGAAACAACCAACCTCCCAAGATCACTTGGAAACTTAAAAATGAACCTGAATTTCAAT tTCAAGGAACTACATATGAAGAACCCAAAACTTTTGTCACAGTAGCAATCTTATATGTTTATCCTGAGAATAGCAGAGTCACTGTGAAGTGCCTTGTTCACCACCCTGATCTGCATGCAGGGCCTTTGATGCAGTTTGTGAAAGTTGGAAAACAGA aaacaaaacttgTCCTTGCATCCACCTCCAGTCCTTCCACTGGAGGAAGGACTCAGAGTTCTGTGAGGGTGGTGAGGACAACTTCAAGATCCTTTATAAGCAATAACCCAGCAGTCCGCttttcaaccacaaacacaaatggtCCCTCAGTAGAGTGGTCATCTGCGCCCAATGAGATGCTTACTGCCAGTGACCCCAAGACTTTCACCGTGAACCCTGCAGGACCTTCTGTGGAGCCAGCTACATCTGTTCACTTACATTTCAACGCCACTG TACTATCTACAGAGGACTCGCTCAACTCTACAACACCAGACCTAATTTGGAATGACACCACCTCTGAAACAACGAACACTACAG GTGATTTACAAGAGGACATAAACCTGTATAATACTACAAAGACAAACATGACAG ACCCTGATAAGAGaacagaaaggaaacaaagctcTTCCTTATTAGTACTTCTGGTGACATGCCTCATATTTGCCCTTCTGGTTGTGGTTATTTTCTTTGCTATCAAGCTGAGGAGAGCACACATTGCCTGGAAGAAAG AGAATGAAGACTGTGACCCATCAGAAACTAGCAGTAAGTCAAAATCAAGCCAAGAAGAAAAGAACTCCCAAGGGCAAAGGCGAAGAG GACTCTTCAACACGGTATTTGCACAGTATGTTGTTGAGGATCCAGCAGCAATAACTTCAGTAACGAACCCAAATGCAATGACTCAAAAAGAAAGCGCCACCATAGAGCAGACCTCGCAAAATCAGACGCAAGCCGCAGTCAGAAGCAACATAAAGGAGACTTCACTTTAA
- the crtam gene encoding cytotoxic and regulatory T-cell molecule isoform X1, with translation MKLQLIVLLVLVQVSLAEKMQNVTALKGSTVDLRCPISKSDKGIVEWRDPDNNIMFFNDISGEYSIKDKRYSITKLTNSQFSISITNVTFTDGGVYTCTQYKPKLSVKTVRVTVLDLPRMSVTREGEKSAVKCTAKGNNQPPKITWKLKNEPEFQFQGTTYEEPKTFVTVAILYVYPENSRVTVKCLVHHPDLHAGPLMQFVKVGKQKTKLVLASTSSPSTGGRTQSSVRVVRTTSRSFISNNPAVRFSTTNTNGPSVEWSSAPNEMLTASDPKTFTVNPAGPSVEPATSVHLHFNATVLSTEDSLNSTTPDLIWNDTTSETTNTTGDLQEDINLYNTTKTNMTDPDKRTERKQSSSLLVLLVTCLIFALLVVVIFFAIKLRRAHIAWKKVFIVTENEDCDPSETSSKSKSSQEEKNSQGQRRRGLFNTVFAQYVVEDPAAITSVTNPNAMTQKESATIEQTSQNQTQAAVRSNIKETSL, from the exons ATGAAGCTCCAGCTTATTGTCCTCTTGGTGCTTGTACAAG TTTCACTTGCAGAAAAGATGCAAAATGTGACTGCACTTAAGGGCTCCACTGTGGATCTACGCTGTCCTATTAGCAAATCTGATAAAGGCATCGTTGAATGGAGGGACCCAGACAACAATATTATGTTCTTCAACGATATTTCAGGTGAATATT caataAAGGACAAACGATACAGCATCACCAAGCTGACCAACTCACAGTTCTCCATCAGTATCACCAATGTCACCTTTACAGATGGGGGTGtttacacatgcacacaatATAAACCCAAACTGTCAGTGAAGACAGTGAGGGTGACAGTATTGG aTCTTCCAAGAATGTCAGTGACGAGGGAAGGAGAGAAGTCTGCTGTAAAATGCACCGCTAAGGGAAACAACCAACCTCCCAAGATCACTTGGAAACTTAAAAATGAACCTGAATTTCAAT tTCAAGGAACTACATATGAAGAACCCAAAACTTTTGTCACAGTAGCAATCTTATATGTTTATCCTGAGAATAGCAGAGTCACTGTGAAGTGCCTTGTTCACCACCCTGATCTGCATGCAGGGCCTTTGATGCAGTTTGTGAAAGTTGGAAAACAGA aaacaaaacttgTCCTTGCATCCACCTCCAGTCCTTCCACTGGAGGAAGGACTCAGAGTTCTGTGAGGGTGGTGAGGACAACTTCAAGATCCTTTATAAGCAATAACCCAGCAGTCCGCttttcaaccacaaacacaaatggtCCCTCAGTAGAGTGGTCATCTGCGCCCAATGAGATGCTTACTGCCAGTGACCCCAAGACTTTCACCGTGAACCCTGCAGGACCTTCTGTGGAGCCAGCTACATCTGTTCACTTACATTTCAACGCCACTG TACTATCTACAGAGGACTCGCTCAACTCTACAACACCAGACCTAATTTGGAATGACACCACCTCTGAAACAACGAACACTACAG GTGATTTACAAGAGGACATAAACCTGTATAATACTACAAAGACAAACATGACAG ACCCTGATAAGAGaacagaaaggaaacaaagctcTTCCTTATTAGTACTTCTGGTGACATGCCTCATATTTGCCCTTCTGGTTGTGGTTATTTTCTTTGCTATCAAGCTGAGGAGAGCACACATTGCCTGGAAGAAAG TTTTCATTGTTACAGAGAATGAAGACTGTGACCCATCAGAAACTAGCAGTAAGTCAAAATCAAGCCAAGAAGAAAAGAACTCCCAAGGGCAAAGGCGAAGAG GACTCTTCAACACGGTATTTGCACAGTATGTTGTTGAGGATCCAGCAGCAATAACTTCAGTAACGAACCCAAATGCAATGACTCAAAAAGAAAGCGCCACCATAGAGCAGACCTCGCAAAATCAGACGCAAGCCGCAGTCAGAAGCAACATAAAGGAGACTTCACTTTAA
- the crtam gene encoding cytotoxic and regulatory T-cell molecule isoform X2 translates to MKLQLIVLLVLVQVSLAEKMQNVTALKGSTVDLRCPISKSDKGIVEWRDPDNNIMFFNDISAIKDKRYSITKLTNSQFSISITNVTFTDGGVYTCTQYKPKLSVKTVRVTVLDLPRMSVTREGEKSAVKCTAKGNNQPPKITWKLKNEPEFQFQGTTYEEPKTFVTVAILYVYPENSRVTVKCLVHHPDLHAGPLMQFVKVGKQKTKLVLASTSSPSTGGRTQSSVRVVRTTSRSFISNNPAVRFSTTNTNGPSVEWSSAPNEMLTASDPKTFTVNPAGPSVEPATSVHLHFNATVLSTEDSLNSTTPDLIWNDTTSETTNTTGDLQEDINLYNTTKTNMTDPDKRTERKQSSSLLVLLVTCLIFALLVVVIFFAIKLRRAHIAWKKVFIVTENEDCDPSETSSKSKSSQEEKNSQGQRRRGLFNTVFAQYVVEDPAAITSVTNPNAMTQKESATIEQTSQNQTQAAVRSNIKETSL, encoded by the exons ATGAAGCTCCAGCTTATTGTCCTCTTGGTGCTTGTACAAG TTTCACTTGCAGAAAAGATGCAAAATGTGACTGCACTTAAGGGCTCCACTGTGGATCTACGCTGTCCTATTAGCAAATCTGATAAAGGCATCGTTGAATGGAGGGACCCAGACAACAATATTATGTTCTTCAACGATATTTCAG caataAAGGACAAACGATACAGCATCACCAAGCTGACCAACTCACAGTTCTCCATCAGTATCACCAATGTCACCTTTACAGATGGGGGTGtttacacatgcacacaatATAAACCCAAACTGTCAGTGAAGACAGTGAGGGTGACAGTATTGG aTCTTCCAAGAATGTCAGTGACGAGGGAAGGAGAGAAGTCTGCTGTAAAATGCACCGCTAAGGGAAACAACCAACCTCCCAAGATCACTTGGAAACTTAAAAATGAACCTGAATTTCAAT tTCAAGGAACTACATATGAAGAACCCAAAACTTTTGTCACAGTAGCAATCTTATATGTTTATCCTGAGAATAGCAGAGTCACTGTGAAGTGCCTTGTTCACCACCCTGATCTGCATGCAGGGCCTTTGATGCAGTTTGTGAAAGTTGGAAAACAGA aaacaaaacttgTCCTTGCATCCACCTCCAGTCCTTCCACTGGAGGAAGGACTCAGAGTTCTGTGAGGGTGGTGAGGACAACTTCAAGATCCTTTATAAGCAATAACCCAGCAGTCCGCttttcaaccacaaacacaaatggtCCCTCAGTAGAGTGGTCATCTGCGCCCAATGAGATGCTTACTGCCAGTGACCCCAAGACTTTCACCGTGAACCCTGCAGGACCTTCTGTGGAGCCAGCTACATCTGTTCACTTACATTTCAACGCCACTG TACTATCTACAGAGGACTCGCTCAACTCTACAACACCAGACCTAATTTGGAATGACACCACCTCTGAAACAACGAACACTACAG GTGATTTACAAGAGGACATAAACCTGTATAATACTACAAAGACAAACATGACAG ACCCTGATAAGAGaacagaaaggaaacaaagctcTTCCTTATTAGTACTTCTGGTGACATGCCTCATATTTGCCCTTCTGGTTGTGGTTATTTTCTTTGCTATCAAGCTGAGGAGAGCACACATTGCCTGGAAGAAAG TTTTCATTGTTACAGAGAATGAAGACTGTGACCCATCAGAAACTAGCAGTAAGTCAAAATCAAGCCAAGAAGAAAAGAACTCCCAAGGGCAAAGGCGAAGAG GACTCTTCAACACGGTATTTGCACAGTATGTTGTTGAGGATCCAGCAGCAATAACTTCAGTAACGAACCCAAATGCAATGACTCAAAAAGAAAGCGCCACCATAGAGCAGACCTCGCAAAATCAGACGCAAGCCGCAGTCAGAAGCAACATAAAGGAGACTTCACTTTAA